tACCAGTACATAGCTCAGAGAACCATTGTTAAGAAGAAACCTGTAAAATATAATGCCAACACAGTATGACATGAGTAGGTACTCAGGAAATGTTTCCTCCCTACATCTACCTCCTTTCTCTTCTGCAAGATGACTTGACATAAATGAAAGAGCCTAACAATATGAGTTATAAATGCAGTagcaaaataaaagatgaatattACAGTTTATCTGAGATTCAGGGCCATTTGTGTGTTGTAGAATGAGTTATCTGATGCAGGTAGAATAGGGGAAAAACAGTAATTCCTTTTACATTAAACAGCCGGTAGCAACCCTGTTTTCTTTACGTATTGAGAGTGCACATTTGgcaatgagtgtgtgtgtatacatatgtgtgtgtgtgtgtgtgtgttagatatctttttgtgtgtatatgcCTTGTTTCTACAACTAGATTATAAATTCAAggatattatctttttaaatcatttgaaGCTGCAAATGGATCTAAGCAGATACTAATGAAAAGTTAGCTTACTTATGGTGCACCGATTTGCTATCTTAAATGTTAAAAAGCTCCCCATCTACACAAGAGAATAATCAACAGATGTTTTCAACtcacaatgaaatattaatttGATACCCCAAAATGGTCTAGCTCAGACCTAGACTGTCACAGATAACATTGTGTTAAAGATGTAATTTATAACATGCACACTGTAATAACCAAAACAATATGCATGGCTCTTTGGGAACACACAGCCTGTTAAGAGTTTGGAGATTGTTCAAAGGGTTCTTTTATTTCTAGCTCATTTTACATTGTTTCGATGATCACTTTAACTTCACGGAAAATGGCCATGAGTGTATTATAACTCAAATGATCAACAACTACAATTGAGCCCTTTCTGATATGCTCCTTTATGTTAATAAATATGGCCACAGCACTAACGAGATTGGCTTTTGCCTCTTTTTGGTTAAAGATGAGTTTTAATGCTGCTAATGCTTTTGTATTGATCATGTCTCTGGCTGCAGTTGGATTTTCAGACATATTCAAAAGTACTTTCAAAACAAGATTTCTGGTTTTACGATTTCCCAGGGAGAGCAAATGAAAAAGCTCTGAAAAGTAATTGGCAACAATGTGGTGATGGTTAGAATCAGTAGTCAGTTGTCCTAGTATCTTTAATCCGGATTGCTGTCCAGGTGAGTTCAAGGGAAAAGACATGGTTTCCTTACACATATGCTTAACATGTAATTCAACCTTGTGTTGTCTTTCATCCCCAGAGGGGGGATTCAGAGTAATTACAgccttttttctcatttcagaggaaggaaaactaagCAAGCTTTCAATAAGTGTCACTACCCCCACCTCATTAATGAACTCTTGGGCAAATGGATGAACATTAATGATCCCCATTGCAATTTGAGCTATTTTATGAATGAGAGGATCAGTAGTTGATTTAAGTAAGGTAACAAGTTTTTCAAACTCCTCAGAATCCATGTAGCATTCCATTTTGCAAGGGCAAGCAAATGGCTTAATCCCATTCACCTCCCTGATCCTGATTTGGCGTCTAATCTCCTCTATGGTCTGGATACAAGGGTCAGAACCAAATGGGTACTCTGAGATAGGCTGTGAGCTTGAGGGAGTGCTCCTAGAAGGGCATGCCGCTGTTGCCACAGGCAAAGAACAGGTATTTTCCTCAGCGGAGGCCAGGACAACATATGAAGGAGGCTTTTTCTCAAATGGGATTTGGGATCTAAAGCCTAGCACTGCTGGAGTTACAGCAGGAGCTTTGGGCCAGATAGTTACCTCAGACCAGTCCTTGGGCCtatctttttcattaatttcatcCACAGGCTGGGGCTTAATTATCCTGCTCacaggtctagggttagggtcaaAACTAGTTTCATCTCCATCCCAAAACCAGCTCCCAATAacgttctcctcctcctcctcctcagcccctggcctAGCCTTGCAGTTGGCCCCAGCCACAGGCTCCAACTTCTTAGCACAGGATGGGGGACAAATATCAGCTTTACTTTCATCCTTAGCACTGAAACAATTACCAGTCTCTTCTCCATTCCAGAACCAGGAACCAACACTGGCTTCTTCCCCAGCCCAAAACCAGGTATCAATACCAGTCTTATCTTTACATGTAGACCTGGACGCAGCACTGGACTCAGCACTAGCCTCAGCCACAGAACAAAACCGAGATGCTCTAGTGGCCTCATCTTCAGCTTTGGGACTGAAATCTGCCAGAGCTCCTTCCTTCATCTCAGTAACAATCTTGTTCTTAGACGCTGTCTTCACCTCTGCCACTGCATCTTCCTGAGTCCCTGCCTTGGCTATTGCTTTGGCCTGGGTCTTGGATACAGATCTGACTATGTCAGTAGCCTCCCTCTTTGCTTCAGCTTCTACACCAGCCCTTTTTTCAGTTTTGGCCTTCTTTTTACTCTCATTCTTTCTACTCCTATTCTTTCTACTTGCATTCTTAACCCCAGCCATGGCTGAAGCCCAGTTATATAGATAGCTCTATACAGTCTTGGCTTTGGTTCTCAATATGTCCCAGGTCAGTGTCTTAATATTCTTCTACTGGGTTGAAGGTGATGATCTTCTGTCACTTCAAGGCCAGCACAACCACCACTGGAGACAGGCCTgagatggaagaagaaaatggGCTTTGAGTCTCTTCCAACTGTGCTTTTCTATGCAGAGAGCCACACAGGACATGAGAAAGTAGAGATAGATTGTGTGGTAGGAGAAGGAGAATAGTAGAAAACTCTGTTACCTCATTTTATCCCTTCCACAGTCCCACCAATGCCCAACAATGCCCTGCCCAGGCACTTCCATACTCTTTTCTCTGCATCAAATAGGAACGGAGATGATGGGAAAGCTTGGTGAAAGTGAGAGAGGCTAAGGAGTGTCCAGCCCCGTTAGTATATACCACTATACTCTATAGGTCTATCTGGTAGGCCTCACACCAATCTGAACTGATCTGGTgcaattttctcctttcttgcttCCAGTGTTGATAAGCCCTATAGTCGACTCACAGGCAGACCTATGGACAAAAACACAGGAGGGACTGGAATTTTAAGTATTTGGTAGACAGACATGCATTCTGGCTTCTAAACCCAATACCTGCCTTTCCAAATCTAAGGCTTTGTGAATATAATGTTTCTGGCCTCCTTGGTCCTCCTCATGGCTTCCTTCCCCACTTCCTAGGTATCTATCAATTACCCTATAGGCACAATCCTGGCTCACCCTAGCCCCATTTCCTATACATAAATGTGAGGGCAGAGGTGTATGGGAAGTTGGAAGACAATGGCTCCAAGATATGATCTGGTCTTACTTGCCAACAGCCAATTCCCATTCCCAATCAATAGGGGTGCTCACGCTCACACTCACCTTGGATCCAAATGAATAGCTTTTGTCCTCTTTCTTAATCAAATTCAAAGTGAACAGCTACCTGCGGATTTCTATAGTACTCTATAAAGGAACAAACCTATGGATagacaaaaagaggaaagaaaacagaagagactGAGATGGCCCAACACCCATGACAAGTGTTACAATATATGCTTCTGTACATTCAAGGCCATGTTAAATATCCCCCACCTGTCTGCTCCTCCCAAATGATCCCCCATCCACTCCCCAGAGACCTGAAGCTTGTCCAATCACAACTCCCAACACTAAAGTCAGTCATTTTCCTAGCAGAGGCCACACCTCCTTCCCTGAACAAAAAGATGAGGTGCAAGAATGGGTAGTGGAACACAGGCAACTGTATTTAGAAGACAGGCAGTGAACATAATGGGGACTACTATTTCAATACCATCTTGCATGCCCCTAccttttccccttccccacaCATACATAGTCCCTATCTCATTCACCACCTATGCCAGCCAGCCCACATAGCAGGTGTCCTCAGGAGATGCTACCCGTACCACTACAGAACAGTCCACTAGCTGGAGAAGAGTCACGCCCTATAGAAAGAGAAGGGGCATTCAGCAAAACACCAAGAGAGTATGTTGACAATGGTAGAAAAGTATCAGGTTAATGAACAGATTCCCAGAATTCAGGTCCTAAAACCTCCTTTTGAAAAATCaaggaataagtaaataaatgtctcTCATGTCTCAGAATTTCTCAGGAACTCCACAAAATCTTCTGTGGGACTGCTTCTGCACCAAAATGAGAGGGGGCTGTGAAGGGTAAATGGGGTTTGGGTTTCCAAAAccagaaaatgaagaacaaactGACTTCATGCGTTCTAAATTGACCCTTCAGAAAAATTTCCTCTCTATTCTGAAGAGCCATTCCCacacctcaacatattaaagtgGGCTAGGATGTTGAGAAAACAGATCCCAAATGAGAAAGATGGATTACTACATTATTTACTTACACGGATCCTTCCTGTGAAAGACTGCTGACTCCTCAACCTGTCATTTGCTTGCATTTAATTgggtcaaagacctaaatatggaAGGAAACAAAACTGCTGTATTA
Above is a window of Mesoplodon densirostris isolate mMesDen1 chromosome X, mMesDen1 primary haplotype, whole genome shotgun sequence DNA encoding:
- the GPRASP3 gene encoding G protein-coupled receptor associated sorting protein 3, which codes for MAGVKNASRKNRSRKNESKKKAKTEKRAGVEAEAKREATDIVRSVSKTQAKAIAKAGTQEDAVAEVKTASKNKIVTEMKEGALADFSPKAEDEATRASRSTCKDKTGIDTWFWAGEEASVGSWFWNGEETGNCFSAKDESKADICPPSCAKKLEPVAGANCKARPGAEEEEEENVIGSWFWDGDETSFDPNPRPVSRIIKPQPVDEINEKDRPKDWSEVTIWPKAPAVTPAVLGFRSQIPFEKKPPSYVVLASAEENTCSLPVATAACPSRSTPSSSQPISEYPFGSDPCIQTIEEIRRQIRIREVNGIKPFACPCKMECYMDSEEFEKLVTLLKSTTDPLIHKIAQIAMGIINVHPFAQEFINEVGVVTLIESLLSFPSSEMRKKAVITLNPPSGDERQHKVELHVKHMCKETMSFPLNSPGQQSGLKILGQLTTDSNHHHIVANYFSELFHLLSLGNRKTRNLVLKVLLNMSENPTAARDMINTKALAALKLIFNQKEAKANLVSAVAIFINIKEHIRKGSIVVVDHLSYNTLMAIFREVKVIIETM